The following coding sequences lie in one Actinomycetota bacterium genomic window:
- the pilM gene encoding type IV pilus assembly protein PilM: protein MGAFSLGTQPMPIGLDIGTDHIRAAQLKPSGSGFVLGAYGRVNLPMGAVVEGEVVDTEAVSSAMKELWRRHGLHGKDVSIGVSNQKVVVRLIDLPYMERAELEGAIQYQAQDYIPIPIEDAILDFQIIGDYMTPADEHMMEVLLVAAQKDMIGNAVLAVEQAGLKLAQIDVTSFAIVRSILGMGGTVLPGEDEAIGEAIGVIHISSGLTNIVVVEREVPRFTRVSSIAGNQFTQAIANVLNLTFDEAEELKIRVGLPDIDSAAAQAVVPDVDQQTYQVAQDALEREVNKFIAEVRRSLDYYLTQATQVRTIRKIYMTGSGAQLSNMAGYIEKGLQAEVVLADPLQWVQVPGGLQDLVLADRMGSAPVVGLAMGGAV, encoded by the coding sequence GTGGGCGCCTTCTCCCTCGGCACCCAGCCGATGCCCATCGGTCTCGATATCGGGACCGACCACATTCGCGCAGCCCAACTGAAGCCATCCGGCTCGGGGTTCGTGCTCGGCGCGTATGGGCGCGTCAATCTTCCTATGGGCGCGGTCGTAGAAGGCGAAGTCGTCGATACAGAAGCGGTTTCCTCGGCGATGAAGGAACTGTGGCGCCGGCACGGTCTTCACGGCAAGGACGTCTCGATCGGCGTGTCCAACCAGAAGGTCGTCGTGCGGCTGATCGATCTGCCATACATGGAGCGCGCTGAACTTGAGGGCGCGATCCAGTACCAGGCGCAGGACTACATACCGATTCCTATCGAGGACGCGATCCTCGACTTCCAGATAATCGGCGACTACATGACGCCGGCCGACGAGCACATGATGGAAGTGCTGCTTGTCGCCGCGCAGAAGGACATGATCGGCAATGCTGTGCTTGCCGTCGAGCAGGCGGGCCTGAAACTCGCTCAGATCGATGTGACCTCGTTTGCGATCGTTCGTTCGATCCTTGGCATGGGTGGCACGGTCCTGCCCGGTGAGGACGAAGCGATCGGCGAAGCGATCGGCGTCATTCACATCTCGTCCGGACTGACCAACATCGTGGTCGTTGAGCGCGAAGTCCCGCGCTTCACCCGCGTGTCGTCGATCGCCGGCAACCAGTTCACCCAGGCGATCGCCAACGTACTGAACCTCACTTTCGACGAAGCCGAGGAACTGAAGATTCGTGTAGGGCTTCCTGACATCGATTCCGCGGCGGCCCAGGCCGTTGTGCCCGATGTCGACCAGCAGACGTATCAGGTCGCCCAGGACGCTCTCGAGCGCGAGGTCAACAAGTTCATCGCCGAGGTCCGGCGGTCCCTCGACTACTACCTCACCCAGGCGACACAGGTGCGCACGATCCGCAAGATCTACATGACGGGCAGCGGTGCGCAGCTCTCCAACATGGCCGGCTACATCGAGAAGGGCCTCCAGGCGGAGGTCGTGCTTGCGGATCCGCTCCAGTGGGTTCAGGTGCCCGGCGGTCTTCAGGACCTCGTCCTGGCCGATCGAATGGGCTCCGCGCCGGTCGTCGGCCTTGCAATGGGGGGTGCGGTCTAG
- the pilO gene encoding type 4a pilus biogenesis protein PilO: protein MKLTTQQKLIIAILLIVLVAVAAVFLLIVPQFGALGDLDDQIAQAQQDQKDASLLLETRKEKKLRASETDVKLMRLANELPETPELPAMIIELQDVVNESGLEFASLTPGEPTQRPSDAAAEPEYWAIPVSLTVRGTWQDTVDVIQRLRRLTRQMRIVNFSTSRYEPDTDLLPSRTFVETSIQLEAYSLATKQEGPDKTVPPAPGQ from the coding sequence ATGAAACTCACTACACAACAGAAGCTCATCATCGCGATTCTCCTGATCGTCCTGGTTGCGGTCGCCGCGGTCTTCCTTCTCATCGTGCCGCAGTTTGGTGCCCTCGGCGATCTTGACGACCAGATAGCTCAGGCTCAGCAGGACCAGAAGGACGCTTCGCTTCTCCTGGAGACTCGCAAGGAGAAGAAGCTGCGTGCCAGCGAGACCGATGTGAAGCTGATGCGCCTCGCTAACGAGTTGCCGGAGACACCGGAACTGCCGGCGATGATCATCGAACTGCAGGACGTAGTGAACGAGTCCGGTCTCGAGTTCGCGTCACTGACTCCGGGGGAACCCACCCAAAGGCCGAGTGATGCGGCCGCTGAGCCGGAGTACTGGGCGATTCCAGTCTCTCTGACGGTTAGAGGTACCTGGCAGGACACCGTGGACGTCATACAGCGACTCCGCCGACTGACACGACAGATGAGAATCGTCAACTTCTCGACATCGAGGTACGAGCCCGACACCGATCTCTTGCCGAGCCGCACATTCGTGGAGACCTCGATCCAGCTCGAGGCATACTCTCTAGCTACCAAACAGGAGGGGCCGGACAAGACCGTACCTCCTGCCCCGGGCCAGTGA
- the aroC gene encoding chorismate synthase: MRYVTSGESHGRVLTAVVTRVPAGIPLTQKAIDDDLARRQVGYGRGGRMRIESDRGSIVSGVRFGRTIGSPVTIAISNRDWDNWTDVMSVFGEPVDSARVTAPRPGHADLAGVQKTGSRDIRDILERASARETAARVAAGSVARAFLTQMGVGVESFVQSIGDVAMDDVEDPAAIDAALVDASDVRCPDEATAKRMRVAIDEAREAGESLGGVFCVTATGLVPGLGSYAEASRRLDAGLAAAVCSIPAIKGVEFGDGFRAATRPGSGVHDEILFDEGRGFYRKTNHAGGVEGGMTNGEPLVIRAAMKPIPTLMKPLASVDMDTHEPVDASKERSDVCAVPAAAVVAEADVSLVLARAYIEKFGGDCLDDTISAVAAYRARLQP; encoded by the coding sequence ATGCGCTACGTCACCTCGGGTGAGTCACACGGCAGGGTTCTCACGGCAGTCGTCACCCGGGTACCCGCCGGTATTCCTCTGACCCAGAAGGCGATTGATGACGATCTTGCCCGTCGGCAGGTAGGCTACGGGCGGGGTGGGCGGATGCGAATCGAGTCAGATCGTGGCTCCATTGTCTCCGGTGTGCGATTCGGCAGGACGATCGGGAGTCCTGTGACGATCGCCATCTCAAATCGCGACTGGGACAACTGGACAGACGTGATGTCTGTCTTTGGCGAGCCGGTCGACTCGGCCCGGGTGACCGCACCGCGTCCCGGGCATGCGGATCTTGCAGGGGTTCAGAAGACGGGCTCTCGAGACATTCGCGACATCCTTGAGAGGGCCAGTGCTCGTGAGACCGCGGCCCGCGTTGCGGCCGGTTCGGTCGCCCGAGCATTCCTGACGCAAATGGGCGTAGGGGTGGAGTCGTTCGTCCAGTCCATCGGCGATGTGGCGATGGACGATGTCGAAGACCCAGCTGCAATCGATGCCGCACTTGTGGATGCCAGCGACGTGCGTTGCCCCGACGAGGCGACTGCGAAACGGATGCGTGTGGCGATCGACGAAGCCCGTGAGGCGGGCGAGAGCCTCGGAGGCGTCTTCTGCGTGACGGCGACGGGTCTCGTCCCCGGACTAGGTTCGTACGCCGAAGCGTCCCGCCGTCTCGATGCAGGACTCGCCGCGGCCGTGTGCTCGATTCCCGCGATCAAGGGCGTTGAGTTCGGTGACGGGTTTCGGGCTGCCACGCGCCCGGGTTCCGGCGTTCATGACGAGATCCTGTTCGACGAAGGTCGGGGCTTCTACCGCAAGACCAATCATGCAGGTGGCGTCGAGGGCGGCATGACGAACGGGGAGCCGCTGGTGATTCGCGCAGCAATGAAGCCCATTCCGACACTCATGAAGCCGCTGGCCAGTGTGGATATGGACACTCATGAGCCAGTCGATGCTTCGAAGGAACGTTCAGATGTCTGTGCTGTCCCGGCGGCGGCCGTCGTTGCCGAGGCAGACGTGTCACTCGTTCTTGCCCGCGCCTACATCGAGAAGTTCGGCGGGGACTGTCTGGACGACACGATCTCCGCTGTTGCCGCATACCGTGCGAGGCTGCAGCCGTGA
- a CDS encoding shikimate kinase: MSHVFLVGFMGAGKSTVGHLLAKDLGHPFIDLDETIEQDEGRSVTQIFAEDGETGFRSLETRALRALGDAPPSVVACGGGVILVDENRALLACEGRVVYLVVTPGEALARIGGTESRPLLAGAGGVVAATSLLTARESLYRASADIAVDTTGKEPSTVASEVLALLKGVEVE; the protein is encoded by the coding sequence GTGAGTCACGTGTTCCTGGTCGGCTTCATGGGCGCCGGCAAGTCGACCGTCGGTCATCTGCTCGCCAAGGACCTGGGACACCCCTTCATCGACCTCGACGAAACCATCGAGCAGGACGAAGGCCGTTCGGTGACCCAGATATTCGCCGAGGACGGGGAGACGGGGTTTCGCTCGTTGGAGACGCGGGCCCTGCGCGCGCTAGGAGACGCGCCTCCATCGGTGGTGGCGTGTGGGGGAGGGGTGATCCTCGTCGACGAGAACAGGGCGCTGTTGGCCTGCGAAGGGCGTGTGGTCTACCTCGTTGTCACTCCCGGAGAGGCGCTTGCCCGCATTGGCGGAACCGAATCGCGGCCGCTCCTGGCAGGAGCCGGTGGTGTTGTGGCCGCAACCTCACTTCTGACAGCGAGGGAGTCGCTGTACCGGGCGTCTGCCGACATCGCCGTGGATACCACCGGCAAGGAACCGTCGACCGTCGCGAGCGAGGTCCTGGCGTTGCTGAAAGGGGTCGAGGTCGAGTGA